The Candidatus Kryptobacter tengchongensis nucleotide sequence AAAACTTGATGAGATCGCTCGTTAGCAATGAAAATTTATTTATTGATTTAAGTCAGGAAAGCAATTATGTTGACAAATTACGTTCCTGGCTTATTAAAAGTGTTTCAATTTAAATGATGTTTTAAGAAATAAAAATTATTTTGTTATGATCATAGAAGTGGTTTCTTTTTCCTCTGGTGTTAAGGGCATGGAAGATGCATACGGCATTTTTCACAATGGATTTATAATATGTGATGGAGTTGGAAGCTGCAACTACGGCGGTGAAATGGCAAAATTACTGGCTGAAAAATTTACAAATAAAGTCTCCTTCATCCGAGATGTTAATGATATATACATGGCTTTAAATCAAATTTACATAGATGTTATGGAGTTGGTCAATGAATCACCAAGTAAAGAATGGAAGACAACATTTATAATTGTTGCCGGATTAAATCATAATGAATATATAATAAGCTGGGCTGGAAATGGTTCCGCATTTGTTGTAAAACCCGAATATTTGATTGACAACTTCAGGCAATTTATAAATGTTATGTTCCCCGATGTGAAAGGTGATGTTTTAACAGCAACTTTTGACCCCGGGATGTTAACCAATCCAAACATTATCCATTTATATAGTCGGGAATCAGTTATGGTAATTGCATGCACAGATGGAGTATACTCCCCTGAGAATGCAAAGTTTGGTAAGGATGAGGAAGGGATTATATATACCGAAAGATCAGTAATTTTGGATTTTTTCCTTTCAAGAGTATGGGAAAGCGTTAAACATGGCAAGGAATTGGGTATAGCTATCAGGAATTCCTTAGAAGATGTTAAAGAAAAATTTAAAAATGAAGTTGAAGATGATGCAACAATCGGCGTCATTGTCCCGGAAAACTTCAAATTTTAAAAGAATAGTTATTGATGAAGTGTATGGTTATAACCCCCTCAGGGTAAGTGTAATAGAGATTTTTGACAGGGAAATTTCATCAGGAGGACAGTCAAAAATATATCTTGATAGAGAAGGTAAAAATGTTGTGAAATTACTTTTTAATCCATCGGATTATAACTATGTTAAGAAAACAATTGAAAAATTTAGAGAAAATAACGAAGCTTTAAATCATCCATCATTAAAAGCGTTCCCTTTATTTTGCTTTTCCGGGCTTATGGATAATGTCAGGGTCTATGGAACTGTGATGAAGTATTTTAGTCAAAGACACTATAAATTTCTTGACCAGGTTAATTTTAATCAGTTTGAGAGGATAAATGTATGTAGACAAATAGCAGAAGTTATGGATATTTTTCGTCGTGTTGGTTTTGTTTATATTGATATTTCGCCGGATAATATCTTAATAGATTTGAAAACAAAGGAAGTTATTTTCATTGATTTTGAAAGCGGCGGAATAATTGATTCACTAAATGCGAAAACTTGTACAGATGGAAAGTGTGAAGGACTTGAGGCACCAGAGATGTTTTTATTATCTCTAAGACAAAATTTTACTTATTCAGTTTATATAGACTGGTGGAGTATCGCTGTCCTGTTTTTTAAGCTTCTTACAGATGGTTTACACCCTTTTATAATGTTTAAAAGGTTTTCGGATGATGTAGTAGAATATATAAAAAATGTCGGGTGGCCAAATTATAGCTCCAAGTATTGGCGTACAGATTTACCAAATCTTCGGGAAGTTTTTGAAAAGCGACTAAGTTTAATATCTGATAGCGCTATGGAAAAGTTCAAGATAACTTTTAACAAAGGATTTTTAAAGCCTTCCGAAAGAGTCCCGCCTTCCGAATGGGTCAAGGTGTTTAACGATATGATTGAACCAAATATAAGATATGAAATTATAAAAAATAAAAAAGAGATAACATTCAGATGGAAAGCTCTTAATGTTAAAGGTGTAACAATCAAAATAGGCCCCTGTATTAAAA carries:
- a CDS encoding Protein kinase domain-containing protein, which produces MQQSASLSRKTSNFKRIVIDEVYGYNPLRVSVIEIFDREISSGGQSKIYLDREGKNVVKLLFNPSDYNYVKKTIEKFRENNEALNHPSLKAFPLFCFSGLMDNVRVYGTVMKYFSQRHYKFLDQVNFNQFERINVCRQIAEVMDIFRRVGFVYIDISPDNILIDLKTKEVIFIDFESGGIIDSLNAKTCTDGKCEGLEAPEMFLLSLRQNFTYSVYIDWWSIAVLFFKLLTDGLHPFIMFKRFSDDVVEYIKNVGWPNYSSKYWRTDLPNLREVFEKRLSLISDSAMEKFKITFNKGFLKPSERVPPSEWVKVFNDMIEPNIRYEIIKNKKEITFRWKALNVKGVTIKIGPCIKNLSTSGGIKLKLSSDNLINDIEIVLKGRCGYTKRIKPEILLSSP